A stretch of the Argentina anserina chromosome 6, drPotAnse1.1, whole genome shotgun sequence genome encodes the following:
- the LOC126797244 gene encoding disease resistance RPP13-like protein 4 — protein MSASLWSRDPDKFMPKLLNHLSKARAVAAGTEDEALLVSFKKMEEQLENIKGVLPRVKHWEQTLVNQFTNLERRLDKILLGTETSVEAITATLNRMFQNVEQIKVSYPLVQLMPSPERSSEPTWRHRSQPELSLTDREMSPEWSELGLETWVDNTRGMEDIKRSYEHLESVELKMCCLSLSIFPPDSVIKKRPLIYWWIGECFVTTTQDRTAEETGEEIFRKLITSTTPPTHSLRRRALLSEVRRLPEHTQVQPHNAISSVAANSCTVHPWVRHMLVSLAKHAKLFDFDSRWPRMPSYKKDSSSSCRRACLVYDNPIPQGANGRKVEDLMTVFNVNEQYLILKREWLKKLKRVEVIQLGRWQNLASHHIEVEDEGFLKGLGAQNKLLKYLSLRGILGITKLPSSILKLLNLEILDLRACHSLETLPPDISPLRNLTHFDISECYLLEAMPKGIEKLSSLQVLKGFVIGDLEGTPCRIGDLAQLRHLKRLSIHMGNQAEVQKGEFHNLKDIVSLRHLKLSWGVVSPNLKAKVAFQSLEFSFPPDLEKLDLQGIPLAHVPEWLNPVQLKKLKKLYIRGGEFDSLDHGETDKWTVEVLRLKHLNNLIIDLPKLKDEFPRLRYLEKINCHEIEKDRYDANIIWSEDAGYNCV, from the exons ATGTCGGCCTCGTTGTGGTCAAGAGACCCGGACAAGTTCATGCCCAAGCTGCTGAATCATTTAAGTAAAGCCAGAGCCGTCGCCGCCGGCACAGAAGACGAAGCTTTACTCGTGAGcttcaaaaagatggaagaaCAACTTGAGAACATCAAAGGCGTGCTGCCCAGAGTGAAGCACTGGGAGCAAACTCTGGTAAACCAGTTCACTAACTTGGAGCGCCGCCTCGACAAGATCCTCTTGGGAACTGAGACCTCCGTCGAGGCCATCACCGCCACACTGAATCGCATGTTTCAAAATGTGGAGCAGATCAAAGTCTCATACCCTCTAGTGCAGCTGATGCCTTCACCCGAGCGCAGTTCGGAGCCGACGTGGAGGCACAGGTCTCAACCTGAGTTGAGTCTGACTGATCGGGAAATGTCACCGGAGTGGTCCGAGCTCGGCCTCGAAACTTGGGTTGATAACACTCGCGGCATGGAGGATATTAAGAGGAGCTATGAACATCTTGAGAGTGTTGAGTTGAAGATGTGCTGTCTATCTCTTTCAATATTCCCTCCTGATTCTGTGATCAAGAAGAGGCCTCTGATATACTGGTGGATTGGCGAGTGTTTCGTCACAACAACTCAAGACAGAACAGCTGAAGAGACAGGTGAGGAGATCTTCCGGAAACTCATAACCTCGACGACTCCACCAACGCACTCCCTCCGCCGACGAG CTCTGCTCTCGGAGGTCAGGCGCTTACCAGAACATACCCAAGTTCAACCACATAATGCAATCAGTTCAGTGGCTGCAAATAGTTGTACAGTGCATCCTTGGGTTCGTCATATGTTGGTCTCCTTGGCCAAGCATGCTAAGCTTTTCGACTTCGATTCGAGGTGGCCGAGGATGCCGTCTTATAAGAAAGATAGTAGTTCAAGTTGTAGACGTGCTTGTTTAGTTTATGACAACCCAATTCCGCAGGGAGCTAATGGCCGGAAAGTGGAGGATCTAATGACAGTGTTCAATGTGAACGAACAGTATCTTATTTTGAAACGGGAGTGGCTTAAGAAGTTGAAAAGAGTTGAGGTGATTCAGCTAGGTCGGTGGCAGAACTTGGCTTCACATCACATTGAAGTCGAAGATGAGGGGTTTTTGAAAGGCTTAGGAGCACAGAATAAGCTCTTGAAGTATCTTAGCCTACGAGGGATATTAGGAATTACCAAACTACCTTCTTCTATCTTGAAGCTTCTCAACCTTGAAATTCTTGATCTGAGGGCGTGCCACAGCTTAGAGACATTGCCTCCGGATATCTCACCATTGAGGAATCTCACACATTTCGACATATCCGAGTGTTACTTGCTAGAAGCAATGCCGAAAGGGATTGAAAAGCTGTCTTCTCTTCAGGTGCTAAAAGGCTTTGTGATTGGAGATTTGGAAGGAACTCCCTGCAGAATTGGCGATCTTGCACAGCTGAGGCATCTAAAGCGGCTTAGTATACACATGGGGAATCAAGCTGAAGTTCAAAAGGGGGAGTTCCACAATTTGAAGGATATTGTATCTCTTCGCCACCTCAAACTATCTTGGGGCGTGGTCTCTCCAAACTTGAAAGCAAAAGTTGCTTTCCAGTCCTTGGAGTTCTCCTTTCCGCCGGATTTGGAAAAGTTGGATCTTCAAGGCATCCCTCTAGCACATGTACCAGAATGGTTGAACCCTGTCCAGCTGAAGAAGTTAAAGAAGCTCTATATAAGGGGAGGGGAATTTGATAGCTTGGATCATGGAGAGACTGACAAATGGACAGTTGAAGTCTTGCGTCTCAAGCACTTGAATAACTTGATAATAGATTTGCCAAAGTTGAAGGATGAGTTTCCTCGTCTGCGCTACTTGGAAAAAATCAACTGTCATGAGATTGAAAAGGATCGATACGATGCCAATATTATTTGGAGTGAAGATGCAGGGTACAACTGTGTTTGA
- the LOC126798477 gene encoding uncharacterized protein LOC126798477: MASNGASPRAADPENSLEKIKRQLASGSGRNLLQGPLLKRSETLRKWNERWVILDPTTGRMEYKIRRNEPSVKGTILFDANSTIALSPVNFNGMPKYDGCCFYIGTPQKKDYFLCAETPGAARAWVSTLQATQLVLKAHKEAVNSLSGNGSAKLGTVAAVVAAANSTAAESSKEIEAAMHISLRNALGITTQKTTDGPMDDFAVMKETLRVKDEELQSLARDLRARDSTIKELAEKLTETAESAEAAASAAHTIDEQRRIACAEIERLRKDLQKQQESSMSKLKDSEGKVLDLIKEREQLIRQRDSAHQEAHMWRTELAKARERVVILEAAVVRAEEKVRVADADAESRIKEAVQKESAALNDKQELLVHVNKLQAQLQREHIDKQVFEEKSESCSDIGNAPLTKHVDLSDENVDKACLSVSRSVPVPGESVVHMAGDQTNLRPVGDGEWSDIQATESRIADVREIPPESNGSSLDIPVVSQPDCNHHDQGGNTFQQP; this comes from the exons ATGGCCTCCAATGGTGCTTCTCCG AGAGCTGCAGACCCAGAGAATAGCTTGGAGAAGATCAAGCGCCAGCTCGCTTCCGGTTCGGGTCGCAACTTGCTCCAAGGCCCACTCCTCAAGCGATCCGAGACT CTGCGGAAATGGAACGAGCGGTGGGTGATCTTGGACCCGACGACAGGGAGAATGGAATATAA GATTAGGAGAAATGAGCCGAGTGTGAAGGGAACCATTCTGTTTGATGCAAACAGCACAATCGCCCTATCTCCAGTGAACTTCAA TGGGATGCCAAAGTATGATGGCTGCTGTTTCT atattggaaccccGCAGAAGAAAGACTATTTCCTTTGTGCAGAAACTCCTGGTGCAGCTAGAGCTTGGGTATCAACATTACA AGCAACACAGTTGGTACTAAAGGCCCATAAAGAAGCTGTGAATTCCTTGAGCGGCAATGGTTCAGCAAAACTAGGAACTGTTGCAGCAGTTGTTGCTGCTGCCAATTCAACTGCTGCAGAGAGTTCAAAGGAAATCGAAGCAGCAATGCATATCTCTTTAAGAAATGCTTTGGGAATTACAACCCAGAAGACAACTGATGGTCCCATGGATGATTTTGCAGTAATGAAG GAGACACTGAGGGTTAAAGATGAGGAACTACAAAGTTTGGCTCGGGACTTACGAGCACGTGATTCAACAATCAAAGAACTTGCAGAGAAATTAACTGAGACCGCTGAATCTGCCGAGGCTGCAGCCTCAGCAGCTCATACAATTGATGAACAAAGGAGAATTGCATGTGCAGAAATTGAGCGTTTAAGAAAAGATTTACAGAAGCAGCAGGAATCTTCCATGTCAAAG CTAAAAGATTCTGAAGGAAAGGTTTTGGACTTGATCAAAGAAAGAGAGCAATTAATCAGGCAGAGAGACTCTGCTCATCAGGAGGCTCACATGTGGCGTACTGAACTAGCAAAAGCTAGAGAGCGTGTTGTGATATTAGAAGCAGCCGTTGTGAGAGCCGAAGAGAAGGTCAGGGTTGCAGATGCAGATGCTGAATCTAGAATAAAGGAGGCTGTGCAGAAAGAGTCAGCTGCGCTGAATGACAAGCAGGAACTCCTCGTCCATGTAAATAAGTTACAAGCACAACTTCAAAG AGAACATATTGATAAGCAAGTGTTCGAGGAAAAATCAGAGTCTTGCTCAGATATTGGCAATGCACCCCTGACTAAACATGTAGACTTATCTGACGAAAATGTTGATAAAGCATGCCTCAGTGTTTCTAGATCAGTTCCAGTACCAGGAGAGAGTGTAGTCCATATGGCAGGGGATCAGACCAACCTCCGGCCAGTTGGAGATGGTGAATGGAGTGATATTCAGGCTACAGAGTCGAGGATAGCTGACGTAAGAGAAATCCCCCCGGAGTCCAACGGAAGCAGCTTAGATATTCCTGTTGTTAGCCAACCAGATTGTAACCATCATGATCAAGGGGGGAACACTTTTCAACAGCCTTGA
- the LOC126798427 gene encoding anaphase-promoting complex subunit 5 codes for MAGIVKPPGAFQITPHKVSVCILLQIYAPPGQLAVPFPFSSADHHNRFGLFLLALTKSYDDIFEPKLDDLIHQLREIGGVVDYFLIDSLTNRLSSLLSPDDLFNFFNDTRGVLGGPDVILEADQVVLDPNSNLGMFLRRCILAFNLLTFEGVCHLLDSIGTYYKEALSSCSPNEAPHLDDPSRLSEYENMDLENFVFDKVTEEMEARQRDGGRVPFHLHAPKALVGLVEDIEVPAAPKLKYGDKLRESSQYAYPPSNTLKDTDPNGGLFLRTNWQVQGFLQEQADALEKQGGTFSLNDFELMLRQLQNLAPELHRVHFLRYLNSLSHDDYFAALENLHCYFDYSAGIEGYDFVPPASVSDTLGRFEIALLFLGMMHFHFGHPKLALVVLTEAVNVSRQQSNETCLAYTLAAICNLLSETGISCTTGILGSSYSPLTRIGISLSVQQQLFVLLRGSLKRAENLKLKRLVASNHLVMAKFDLTHVQRPLISFGPKASMKLKTNPVNVCKELRLSSHLISEFSAETSSMTSEGAFSTAWLKNLEKPMDLQVLSHESGGSHTNAFQFCAQPSPVPASVLQLVGSSYLIRATAWETYGSTALARYNAVVHATCFPDVSSSSDTALAYLKLIQHLAVSRGYKEAFSALKIAAEKFLSVSKSRILLLKLQLLHERALHRGHLKLAQQVCDELGVLASSVTGVDMELKTEASLRNARTLLAANQFSEAAAVAHSLFCMCYKFNMQVENATVLLLLAEIHKKSGNAVLGLPYVLASLSFCQSFNLDLLKASATLTLAELWLALGSDHAKRALSLIHGAFPMLLGQGGLELRARAYIVEAKCYLADPSFSVHESPDVVLDPLKQASEELELLEYHELAAEAFYLMAIVYDKLERLEDREEAAASFKNHILALENPQDEEDPLIDMF; via the exons ATGGCCGGAATTGTAAAACCCCCCGGCGCTTTCCAAATCACGCCGCACAAAGTCTCCGTCTGCATACTCCTCCAGATCTACGCCCCTCCCGGCCAACTCGCCGTCCCCTTCCCCTTCTCCTCCGCCGACCACCACAACCGCTTCGGCCTCTTCCTCCTCGCCCTCACCAAG TCCTACGATGACATTTTCGAGCCGAAATTGGATGATCTGATACATCAGTTGAGGGAAATCGGAGGCGTAGTCGACTATTTCTTGATTGACTCTCTCACCAATAGGCTCTCTTCTCTTTTGTCTCCTGATGATTTGTTTAACTTCTTCAATGATACAAGAG GTGTCCTTGGCGGTCCGGATGTTATTTTGGAAGCTGACCAAGTTGTTTTGGATCCCAATAGCAACCTCGGCATGTTTCTTCGCCGCTGCATTCTTGCGTTTAATTTACTGACCTTTGAG GGTGTATGCCATCTTTTGGACAGTATAGGGACATATTATAAAGAAGCACTCTCAAGTTGTTCTCCGAATGAGGCACCTCACTTGGATGATCCTTCTAGGTTATCAGAATATGAAAACATGGACCTtgagaattttgtttttgataaaGTTACTGAAGAAATGGAAGCTAGGCAAAGAGATGGTGGAAGAGttccttttcatcttcatGCACCTAAGGCACTTGTTGGACTGGTTGAAG ATATTGAGGTTCCTGCAGCTCCAAAGCTGAAATATGGTGACAAACTTAGAGAAAGCTCTCAGTATGCCTACCCTCCAAGCAATACATTAAAAGATACAGATCCCAATGGTGGACTATTCCTACGAACAAACTGGCAGGTGCAAGGGTTTCTACAGGAGCAAGCTGATGCCCTCGAAAA GCAAGGGGGCACTTTCTCTTTGAATGATTTTGAACTTATGCTGAGGCAGCTTCAAAACTTGGCACCTGAACTACATCGT GTTCACTTCTTGCGTTACTTGAATAGCTTGTCTCATGATGATTATTTTGCTGCTTTGGAGAATCTTCACTGCTATTTTGATTACAG TGCAGGGATTGAAGGATATGATTTTGTTCCTCCAGCATCTGTTTCCGATACCTTAGGAAGGTTTGAAATTGCCTTGCTATTTTTGGGGATGATGCATTTCCACTTTGGCCACCCAAAGCTAGCTTTGGTG GTATTGACTGAAGCAGTTAATGTTTCTCGGCAG CAAAGTAATGAGACATGCCTTGCTTACACGTTAGCTGCCATCTGCAATTTGTTGTCAGAAACTGGCATCTCTTGCACAACTGGAATACTGGGATCATCATATTCACCTCTGACCCGAATTGGCATTTCGCTATCTGTCCAGCAACAACTGTTTGTTCTCTTGAGAGGGTCTCTGAAGAGAGCAGAAAATTTGAAGTTAAAGCGATTAGTAGCTTCCAATCATCTTGTGATGGCGAAATTCGATTTGACG CATGTACAAAGGCCTCTCATTTCTTTTGGTCCCAAGGCTTCAATGAAGCTTAAAACAAACCCAGTTAATGTGTGCAAG GAACTTAGATTAAGTTCTCACTTGATTAGTGAATTTTCCGCTGAGACTTCTTCAATGACAAGTGAGGGTGCTTTTAGTACTGCATGGCTTAAGAATTTAGAGAAGCCAATGGATTTACAAGTTTTGTCTCATGAAAGTGGAGGAAGCCATACCAATGCTTTCCAATTCTGTGCACAACCAAGTCCAGTTCCTGCATCTGTCTTACAGTTAGTAGGTTCTTCATATTTAATCCGGGCCACAGCATGGGAAACATACGGAAG CACCGCACTTGCTAGATATAATGCTGTAGTTCATGCAACTTGTTTTCCTGATGTTTCGAG CTCATCTGACACGGCGCTAGCATATTTGAAGCTTATCCAACATCTAGCAGTTTCTAGAGGATACAAAG AGGCATTTAGCGCTCTGAAAATAGCTGCTGAAAAGTTTTTGTCCGTCTCGAAGTCGCGGATCTTGCTACTAAAACTTCAGCTGCTTCATGAGCGTGCTTTACATAG AGGACATTTGAAGCTTGCTCAACAAGTATGTGATGAACTTGGAGTCCTGGCATCATCCGTGACTGGTGTGGATATGGAACTGAAGACAGAAGCAAGCCTTCGAAATGCTCGTACATTGCTTGCTGCAAACCAGTTCAGTGAG GCAGCAGCTGTAGCGCACTCCCTGTTTTGCATGTGTTACAAATTCAATATGCAAGTCGAAAATGCCACTGTTCTTCTTTTACTAGCTGAAATCCACAAG aaatcaGGTAATGCTGTATTAGGTCTCCCATATGTGTTGGCTAGCCTCTCATTCTGCCAGTCATTTAATTTGGATCTTCTCAAAGCATCAGCCACACTCACACTAGCTGAGTTGTGGCTTGCACTTGGATCAGATCATGCTAAACGGGCCTTGAGCCTTATACATGGGGCTTTTCCTATGCTTCTTGGTCAAGGAGGTTTGGAACTCCGTGCTCGGGCCTATATTGTAGAAGCAAAATGCTATTTAGCTGATCCAAGTTTTTCTG TTCATGAAAGTCCTGATGTTGTGCTGGATCCTCTGAAACAAGCTTCAGAGGAGCTTGAATTGCTGGag TACCACGAATTGGCAGCAGAAGCTTTCTACTTAATGGCTATTGTCTATGACAAACTGGAAAGACTAGAGGACAGAGAAGAGGCTGCAGCTTCATTCAAGAATCACATTTTAGCCCTTGAGAACCCTCAGGATGAGGAAGATCCTCTGATCGACATGTTTTGA